In one Gracilinanus agilis isolate LMUSP501 chromosome 6, AgileGrace, whole genome shotgun sequence genomic region, the following are encoded:
- the ACTN3 gene encoding alpha-actinin-3 yields the protein KVGESKAGQILWAPLLLPPPSQRMEKLLETIDQLQLEFARRAAPFNNWLDGAVEDLQDVWLVHSVEETQSLITAHEQFKATLPEADRERGAILGIQGEIQKICQTYGLRLSVSGSNPYISLTPQDITSKWEMVRKLVPSRDQTLQEELARQQANERLRRQFAAQANAIGPWIQGKVEEVGRLAVGLAGSLEEQMAGLRQQEQNIINYKSNVDRLEGDHQLLQESLVFDNKHTVYSMEHIRVGWEQLLTSIARTINEVENQVLTRDAKGLSQEQLNEFRASFNHFDRKRNGMMEPDDFRACLISMGYDLGEVEFARIMTMVDPNAAGVVTFQAFIDFMTRETAETDTAEQVVASFKILAGDKNYITGEELRRELPPEQAEYCIRRMAPYTGPGAPSGALDYVAFSSALYGESDL from the exons aaggttgGGGAGAGCAAGGCAGGCCAAATCCTTTGGGCACCCCTCCTTCTGCCCCCTCCTTCCCAGAGGATGGAGAAGCTCCTAGAAACCATAGACCAGCTGCAATTGGAGTTTGCCCGACGGGCGGCCCCTTTCAACAACTGGCTGGATGGGGCAGTGGAGGACCTGCAGGACGTGTGGCTGGTGCATTCGGTGGAGGAGACCCAG AGCCTCATCACCGCTCACGAGCAGTTCAAGGCCACTCTGCCCGAGGCTGACCGGGAGCGGGGCGCCATCCTGGGCATTCAGGGGGAGATTCAGAAGATCTGCCAGACCTACGGGCTGCGCCTGAGCGTGAGCGGCTCCAACCCTTACATCAGCCTCACACCCCAGGACATCACCAGCAAGTGGGAGATG GTGCGGAAACTGGTGCCCAGCCGTGACCAGACCCTGCAAGAGGAGCTCGCCCGCCAGCAGGCCAATGAGAGGCTGCGCAGACAGTTCGCGGCTCAGGCCAATGCTATCGGCCCTTGGATTCAGGGAAAAGTAGAG GAAGTTGGACGCCTGGCTGTGGGGCTGGCTGGCTCCTTAGAAGAACAGATGGCAGGACTGAGGCAGCAGGAACAAAACATCATTAACTATAAGAGCAACGTGGACCGGCTTGAGGGTGACCACCAGCTGCTGCAGGAGAGCCTGGTGTTTGATAACAAGCACACCGTCTACAGCATGGAG CATATCCGTGTGGGCTGGGAGCAGTTGCTCACCTCCATCGCCAGGACCATCAATGAGGTAGAAAACCAGGTGCTGACCCGGGATGCCAAGGGCCTGAGCCAAGAACAGCTCAATGAGTTCCGGGCCTCCTTCAACCATTTTGACCGG AAGCGAAACGGCATGATGGAGCCCGATGATTTCCGAGCCTGCCTCATCTCCATGGGCTACGACTTG GGAGAAGTCGAGTTTGCTCGCATCATGACGATGGTGGACCCCAACGCAGCTGGGGTGGTCACCTTCCAGGCCTTCATTGACTTCATGACCCGGGAGACGGCCGAGACGGACACGGCCGAGCAGGTTGTGGCCTCCTTCAAGATCTTGGCTGGAGACAAG AATTACATCACAGGCGAGGAGCTGCGGCGGGAGCTACCGCCAGAGCAGGCCGAGTACTGCATCCGCCGGATGGCCCCCTACACCGGGCCTGGGGCGCCCTCGGGGGCTCTGGACTACGTAGCCTTCTCCAGTGCCCTCTACGGGGAGAGCGACCTCTGA
- the CTSF gene encoding cathepsin F codes for MAQGVLYSLEVTLAEPPCSPPTACKHPQSSETLLCCFEVLDQIWAKQTLLEQDCGQPGSQPLLWSSDHQRPPGLPSKARNQSSPDAGLSAGPHSSSLPRTSDSVELISLFKDFLTTYNKSYANATETQRRLGIFARNLELARKMQALDQGSAEYGVTKFSDLTEEEFRTFYLNPLLSSLPGQALRPAPAARGPAPASWDWREHGAVTEVKNQGMCGSCWAFSVTGNVEGQWFLRHGTLLALSEQELVDCDTLDQACGGGLPSNAYTAIETLGGLETEKDYSYEGRKERCSFSPDKARAYINSSVDLSRDEEELAAWLAENGPVSIALNAFAMQFYRRGVSHPFRPLCSPWFIDHAVLLVGYGDRSGIPFWAIKNSWGPDWGEEGYYYLYRGARACGMNTMASSAIVD; via the exons ATGGCCCAGGGGGTGCTCTACTCCCTAGAGGTGACATTGGCTGAGCCGCCCTGCAGCCCCCCCACAGCCTGCAAGCACCCCCAGTCTTCAGAGACCCTG CTTTGTTGCTTTGAAGTCCTGGACCAGATATGGGCCAAACAGACGCTGCTGGAGCAAGACTGCGGTCAGCCTG GCTCCCAGCCTCTTCTCTGGAGTTCTGACCATCAGCGTCCTCCTGGCCTCCCATCTAAGGCGAGAAACCAGAGCAGTCCGGATGCGGGCTTGTCGGCCGGGCCCCACAGCTCGTCCTTGCCCAGGACG AGCGACTCAGTGGAGCTCATCAGCCTCTTCAAGGACTTCCTCACCACCTACAACAAGAGCTATGCCAATGCCACAG AGACCCAACGACGTCTGGGCATCTTTGCCCGGAACCTGGAGCTGGCCCGCAAGATGCAGGCGTTGGACCAGGGTTCTGCTGAGTACGGTGTCACCAAGTTCAGTGACCTCACAG AAGAGGAGTTTCGCACTTTCTATCTGAACCCTCTATTAAGCAGCCTCCCAGGCCAAGCCCTGAGGCCGGCCCCAGCGGCCAGAGGTCCAGCCCCTGCCTCCTGGGACTGGAGAGAACACGGGGCCGTCACTGAAGTCAAGAATCAG ggCATGTGTGGGTCCTGCTGGGCCTTCTCGGTGACCGGCAACGTGGAGGGGCAGTGGTTTCTCCGCCACGGGACCCTGCTGGCCCTTTCTGAGCAGG AGCTGGTGGATTGCGACACGCTGGACCAAGCCTGTGGCGGAGGCCTTCCCTCGAATGCCTACACAGCTATTGAGACACTGG GTGGGCTCGAGACGGAGAAGGACTACAGTTACGAGGGCCGCAAGGAGCGGTGCAGCTTCTCCCCTGACAAGGCCCGAGCCTACATCAACAGCTCGGTGGACCTGAGCCGCGATGAGGAAG AGCTCGCCGCCTGGCTGGCCGAGAACGGCCCCGTCTCCATCGCGCTCAACGCCTTCGCCATGCAG TTCTACCGCCGCGGGGTCTCCCACCCATTCCGGCCCCTGTGCAGCCCCTGGTTCATCGACCATGCCGTGCTGCTCGTGGGCTACGGCGACC GCTCCGGCATCCCCTTCTGGGCCATCAAGAACAGCTGGGGCCCTGACTGGGGCGAGGAG GGTTATTATTACTTATATCGGGGTGCCCGGGCCTGTGGGATGAACACCATGGCCAGCTCTGCCATCGTGGACTAG